One region of Chanodichthys erythropterus isolate Z2021 chromosome 19, ASM2448905v1, whole genome shotgun sequence genomic DNA includes:
- the cox11 gene encoding cytochrome c oxidase assembly protein COX11, mitochondrial produces MLLPLLIRGCTAKHYIQQVLSSTRLCTDCCNTRGLATSSGQLFFRRTPQRFLNQSRGAKTHKRKHQSQEDDWKKRNKTILTYIAAAGVGMIGMSYASVPLYRLYCQATGLGGAAVAGHDTDQVETMKPIRERVIKVTFNADTHASMQWNFRPQQSEIYVVPGETALAFYKARNPTNKPVIGISTYNVVPFDAGQYFNKIQCFCFEEQRLNPHEEVDMPVFFYIDPEFDEDPRMARVDNIILSYTFFEAKEGQRIPIPGYS; encoded by the exons ATGCTATTACCGCTACTTATTCGTGGGTGCACTGCAAAGCACTATATACAGCAAGTGCTTTCTAGCACTCGGTTATGCACTGATTGCTGCAACACCAGAGGACTAGCCACATCCAGCGGCCAGCTCTTCTTCAGGAGAACCCCACAGCGATTCCTCAACCAGTCACGAGGAGCTAAAACTCACAAGAGGAAACATCAGAGCCAGGAAGATGACTGGAAGAAAAGGAACAAGACCATCCTGACATACATCGCGGCCGCTGGAGTGGGAATGATTGGCATGTCATATGCTTCTGTTCCGCTCTACAGACTGTACTGTCAG GCAACAGGGCTGGGAGGGGCAGCAGTAGCTGGACATGACACAGATCAAGTGGAGACAATGAAGCCAATTAGGGAGCGTGTTATTAAAGTAACCTTCAATGCAGACACGCACGCCAGCATGCAATGGAACTTCCGTCCGCAGCAGTCAGAGAtttat GTCGTACCAGGAGAAACTGCGCTGGCTTTTTATAAGGCGCGGAACCCCACAAACAAACCGGTGATAGGCATTTCAACCTACAATGTTGTACCTTTTGATGCTGGACAATATTTCAATAAGATACAG TGTTTCTGTTTCGAGGAACAGAGATTAAACCCACACGAGGAGGTAGACATGCCGGTATTCTTCTACATTGATCCAGAGTTTGATGAAGACCCCAGGATGGCACGAGTAGACAATATTATACTCTCATACACCTTTTTTGAAGCCAAGGAAGGACAGCGGATACCAATCCCTGGTTATAGCTAA